The nucleotide sequence ctgacaaAATGGCACGGATGACTCATTTCCAAAGGGTCCTCTGGGGTTTGGTGTGCAAACACACATGTCGTTACCAGTATCAACACCGGTGTCAGCTAGCCAAATAAGAAAATGGACGCTGTTCAGGATTTGTAGCTTTAAAAATACATGACGCCTACTTCACCACTGCTGCAGCccttagctctgtgtgtgtgtgtgtgtgtgtgtgtgtgtgtgtgtgtgtgtgtgtgtgtgtgtgtgttttgtccacAGTGATGTTTCATGTTTCCCCGGTCAAAAAAGTGAAGCGGGAGCCAAGTCCGTCCAAAGACCTCTCCCCCTGCAGTCAGGAGCAGCGGCTCACCCCGTACCCTGACAAGTGCCTTTACAGCTGCAGGTAGGGCTTCaccttacttacacacacacacacacacacacacacacacacacacacacacacacacacacacacacacacaccacatcacacccatGCCGAAGTATGTTGGATAGGCCAGATTTGTCATGTTGGTGGATGGTAAAGTCCAACAGGTATGTCGACCAAAGGAAAATTCAAGTCTGCTTAATTCCATCACCAAGTGAACAACCAGTATTTGGCTTTTCTTTTTACTCCTTGGTTACTCTGTGTGTCCAAACAAGTAGCCAAGGCCGGGAATATTTTGCAGCCTTTACTTTGAAAACACAGATTTTAGGCAAATTCAAATTCATGATTAATTTGACATATGCCAAGACATGCTACACAACTTTTCCCGCTTTTTTTTCATGCTAACTTTGTTTTCCATCTCTTTGTCTCTCGCCAGTGCCTACGACAACAAAGCAGGCGGGGTCAAACCGCCGACTCCGACCTCTGCGCCTGCCTTGCCGAGTGGCTCTGCCCACGCTGCCAGGACGCACGCCATACAGAGTCAGATTCCCACCTCCGCCCAGCAGCTGCCCAACAGCTGTCCTCCCGGCCACGCCGCCTCGCCAAGCCCCGCCCATCCGCGCGTTCTGCCCCAGGCCGGCCAAAGTCAGCACTTTGCGGTGCCGCGCCCCCCTGTCAGCAGCCCCGGTGGTTCGTTCAGCCCTGAACACAGGTGAGCCGTAGTATCACGGACGATGAAGTGTACCCGAGTCATGCTTCAGATATCAGCGAAATATTCCTGTCGCCTTGTAATAATCAAGAACTCTGGAGAGCTGCCAGAAATAACAGATAGCCAGAGTAGATTGAAAACGACTGGACGCAATCTGTGTgatgagggaacaaccatccctgaatagggggggggggctacgagtacatctgtcgccattttacagtgctgtgattgcaactattccccaatccactgtgactagtacacatggccactgtaactctagttcatggtcatgtcaatttgcatatgaaaccgatcgttggtttcggtcgttacgccactgtattgtttataagggtggggatacctgcagtcagctgagactgaaggaggtcacttagatgagtgatgaaacatctctctctctcaataaatgttgtgtccggatgaatcgattcacctttctgtgactacCTGAAATTATTTTCCACAGGCAAACGTGCCATTTCGAAGAGGTATATGTTTGATAAATCACAACTTCGTTTTATGCACGTCTTATTGAAAACATTTACGCAtgttaaatactttataaatgagacaaaataagtgcatttaggcgGCGTTAACCACAGGCTATCTCGttgtttttatttcctctcatcagtaaaacaaacagGATGTACAGTAGCCTTCCAGTGTTATAAGTACAATTATCAGAACAACACGAACATTCAGCACTATCGTCGACATGCTTCTTGTTGAGTTTTTTCAGATGCTCATGCCTGTTATCACAAGTAGGCTTGTGTTTAAGTACAGCTATTGATACCAAACAGATAATCAATCAATTTGAATGGTCAACGATCAGTTCATTAACCACGTCAGGTCTGTTCCACGTCAAATCCCATTAGGCTCATTATGTGCTATTTACTTATCCTGAATATTACTATCTTTTTAGGCCTAATTGGGTAAATTATTACGGCGGAAACCGTGTGTGGTAAAAATACCCACGACCTCCCTCGTGTGGCTGAAATGTGTACTGCAGCTATgattcctgaaaaaaaaagactggaagAAATTCTACAAATTTCTTTGGAGACCCAAATAAAATCTCCTCGCGACCCAGTTTCTGGGAATGACTGGGACAGACTGTAGTCCTATGAAAATGATTACTTTGTCCCGCTGACTGAATATTTCATATATCTAAAAGGCCTCTCCTGTTAGTTTTTCATGCTTAATTCAGTTAAACATAACTAGCAGCCCATAACATGACACAGGATGCAATGATAACTTCAGAGAGTTAAAAATCATGcttaatgataaaaaaaaatcaagcagagttaaaacaccaaaaGTCTTCGTCAACCCATGACATTTTCAGCTGCGTTTTAACCTTAGTTTAAAATGATGCTGATAAAAACATGCTCCTGAAGGTGGACGTTGATGATGTAATCCAAGTAATTGGCAGTGAAAGAGTGGAAAAACTGCGGATTCGCTGGCATAATGTTACAACAATGTGCCCGGATGCCTCAGGCTTTAAGTGACTTGTGTGGATTGGTATTTACAATGGTGTTGCTGTAGTCTGAATGAGTAAGCAACCACATATCAAGGCTGATGAGTATCGGTGTTTGTGTTGAACGACACCCACACAGtcatgaaaatgtaaaaaaaaaaaaaaaaaagaatttaaaaatGGCGACATGGGACCGTTTGGGAAAATCTGTTGCTTGGAAAAGTTTACTGTGAAATGCAAAGAAATAAGACTTGCTATGACATCAAAAATTAGATTACATTGCGAAAGTGATAGCCATGGAAAAAAAATAATGGTTCAAATTTTGTTAAATCTAGAGTGTAGGAGTTTTAAGAGAACAGATAATTACAACTTCTGTTTTCTCTTGTTGCTTTATATTTATTTCTTTAAGGTGAGTCTAATTAAGGACCAGGTATTCTACAGGCCACATTTTATTTATACATGTTCTCGGCATGTGTCACTGGCATGTTGAACTCTGCTCCATTTATATCACATCATGAATTAGTCTGCTGGAGTCGACCTTGTCCTGACCTGATTAACTTGAAGCAGTCTACATGGCATTAAGTCAGTgtacgggtagcgtagcggtctattccattgcctaccaacacagtgcgaatccctgtgttaccgccggcttggtcaggcgtccctacagacacaattaaccgtgtctgcggtgggaagctggatatgggtgtgtcctggttgttgcactagcgcctcctctggtcagttggggcgcctgttcagggggaagggggaacagggggggggggggtggcgtgatcctcccatgcactacatccccccggtgaaactccttactttcaggtgaaaagaagcagctggtgactccacgtgtatcggaggaggcatgtggtagtttgcagccctccctggatcggcagacggggtggagcagcgaccaggacggcttggaaaataggataattggccaagtacaattgggaagaaaaagggggaaaaaattccaaccccccccccccccgaaagtcAGTGCCCTGCGAGAAACTTGGCTTATTGTCAGAAAGGCAGAAAAGCAGCAGATGCAAGTAAATTCCCAAGAATATCAAGTTCTAACAAAAAGTGGTTTTCCCATTGATGGTGAATGCCATTAATTCGGTGCAGCCACTTTATCAGTATCTCTCTAAATGTTAACCCCTCCCTTGCCTTCCTCCACCACAGGTTCCACAGGCAAATGTCTGCACCCTGCTTGCCCTTCGCCGCTCCAGAGAACGCAGCAAGGACGCCCTACCCCCCCCAgtcccaccacaataaccaccaccgccgccaccaccagCAACCGCTGGCCCGTGATGGCCGACCCCTGTACCAGCGCCACCTCTCGGAGCCCATTGTCCCCCTGCCCTCTCAGGGTTTCAAACAAGAGCTGGTGGACCCACGCTACCCAGAGCAAGGGCCCCCCAGCATGGCTCCGCCATCCCAGTTGGCCCACTTCCATCCTCTGGCCATAAAACAGGAGCCGAGAGACTTTGGCTTTGAGTCAGGTCCGTGTACTTCTGTGTACATTTTGTTCTTATGTTCAGGCTGTAGTCCCCAGATTACTGAGTAGAAGTAGTTGGCAGTTAGCTGAGCATGTCTCTCTAACCCACTTTCTGCAGGCCAGGTCAGTGATGTAATAGTCAATCCTATTAAAGTTGCTTTGCTAGCCAAAGtgggtgagtgtatgtatgtgtgtgcgtgtgtgtgtttgtgtctgtgtaatggaagcaaaataatccaactAAACAATTGGTGTGTAAATGTCTGACATCTCTAAATGTTGACTCTTCCCCTTGTGTCTTGCAGAGGTACAAACCTGCCAGTCATCGTTTGGGAGGCCATCGACCTTCTACCAGAAAAACAGTGATGGTGAGTTCAAATGTGAGTCCTGGTGAGAGGTTTCATGTGCTTGCTTTGCGagtgaattttttttattattattgagagACATTTTGTTCATTCAGAGCATGTCTCCAACCTGAAGATTTGATTTCTATTGACACCacaggttttgtttttgatgGAGAGCCTCGGCTGTGCTATGACGACACGTGCGTGGTGCCAGAAAGACTGGAAGGTAAAGCCCCACTGTCAGACTGGCTGCTGTATGGCTGGTTAAGTCACAAGTATAGCATGGCAAAATATGGAGAAGAAGACAAAATATCCTCCATTGGGAGATATTTCAATGTTGGGATGCTTGCGTACTAGCTGTGGAAACACAGTTCATCTGGTTTTGTACGGGCAGGAGGACACCGGGGCAGAAAAAGTGCCCCATTGGCTTTTGCCTCCACAGTACTTGCCCTAGCATTATTTAGCTAATGTATAGAATGCTGAAGTAAAACTATACGagtcaaaaaacaataaataagctTAAAAATACATGCTAGTtgggagtccgggtagcatagcggtctattccattgcctaccaacaagggggttcggtggttcgaatccccatgttacctccggcttggtcgggcatccctgcagacaattggtcgtgtctgcaggtgggaagccggatgtgggtatgtgtcctggttgctgcactagcgcctcctctggttgatcggggtgcctgttcaggagagagaaggaactggggggaatagcgtgatcctcccacacgctacgtccctcgggcgaaactcctcactgtcaggtgaaaagaagcggctggcgactccacatgtatcagaggaggcatgggttagtctgtagccctccctggatcggcagagggggtggagcagagaccaggacagctcggaagagtggggtaattggccgtatacaattgcGGGGGGGATACATGCTAGTGCAGTAAATAGAATTCACACAAGAtaatttattgatttaaaaagaTAATTTAATACTTAAGGCATCTGGAAAAGACTACTAAACTTGTGATTATATTTCAGCTGCAACACTAAATAATCATCTTTTTTCCACTGCAAATTGTGTTGCATTTGTCCTCCTGTTCTTTGGGTTGATTGTACATTGCATTTGTCACACAATTTTTTTCCAAATGGTGCTCTCAAAGGGAGTTTGGCTTCTGTCCCCCAACCAGGCAAGGTAAAGCAGGAGGCGCCGGCCTTCCGCGAGGGCCCGCCTTACCAGCGGCGAGGATCTCTGcagctgtggcagttcctggtcACCTTACTGGACAACCCGGCCAACGGCCACTTCATCGCCTGGACAGGACGCAACATGGAGTTCAAACTCATCGAGCCAGAGGAGGTTAGTAGTGATCCGATCGACATAAAGGCACATATTTCTATTTCTGTTCTAGGCATTTCGATCAGTACTCACAATAgctatgtttgtttatttattgttccCCTTTTGGAATAAATAAATGTGATTGTGAATATGCAGCTTGAGGCCAACCAGGTTAGCCAATAGCGAGAGTTACTGATGCAGATGCAACCATATAAATTCTTATTCCACCACTTTCCTAACATTTAAGGCTACTGAACAGCGTGAATGGATGAAGTGGTAAACGAGGCCCGCCGTAGGGACAGTAACCGCCATTTTACAAAAGCTTTTTCCAAGATTTCCGGTTCATTTACCGGTTCTCTTGTCCTTTGATTTCCAGGTGGCACGCCGTTGGGGCATGCAGAAGAACCGGCCGGCCATGAACTACGACAAACTGAGCCGCTCTTTGCGCTACTACTATGAGAAGGGCATCATGCAGAAGGTAAAGGCAGGTCACGTTCCAATTCTCTTTCTTTCATCATTTGTTTTATCCAAACATAGATATTTATGATGCCTTAGTACATGCATAGTTTTGCTTCTCagatgggggtgtgtgtgttttttttttttttttattggtttaTTTCATTCTTCATCTCAGATTGCCCAGTGACCGTCTTGCCCCTTTCTCTTCTGTCTTCTGATTGGTTACTCCTGCAGGTGGCTGGGGAGAGGTATGTGTACAAGTTTGTGTGCGACCCCGAGGCACTCTTCTCCATGGCTTTCCCAGACAACCAGAGGCCCAGCCTTAAAGGGGATCCAGACACTTTCTTGCCAGCTGGGGAGGAGGACGGTCTGCCCCTGCCCCACTACGACGAGGAGGGGGCCTATCTAGCCGATGGTGGAGAGCAGTGCGTCCAGGGACTGGGGTTCCCCGACAGTTACCCCTATTAATCCCCTCATCTAGGGGGCTCAGACTGTTCTTCATTCATACTTACCAGGAGGTGCCCAAAATGTCTGTGCAGTGTTGGAGTCAGGTGGGTGGAGGAGTGTCTCCAAAACTTGCATACACGTAACAGAGTTTgggaagtaaaaaaacaaaactctgtGCTCTGATAAAACACTATTTTCCATCCAAATAAACCATGCACTTATCTGGCTCAGTCTGTGGCacagctgtgtgttgtgctggcaAGTGTATGGCTCCCAGTGTGAGACAGGGAAGGTGATCAACTCAGCTGCAAGCTATAGAACTTGCTAGCGTGAATTCcaaccataacacacacacacacacacacacacacacacacacacacacacacacaccacacacacactcacccatccACTTCCCCGCCCTCTTTAGCACACCAGCTTGGTCTTTGTCCTCCTCACCTGTTATCTCCATTTGCCGCGGATGAAATAGACACTCCCACTCTGTCATCTGGTGCTGCTCCATCTGTTGCCAACCTTTGAACTGTACGGTAGGGTTGAATGGGTTCACTCAGGCCAATTTGCTAAACCGCCACAAACCCAAGTCTCGCACGCCACGTTTCCAGGTGTAAGCATTAGGCTGCATGCCACGTTCACGCAAGAGAAGCAGGGCACATGATTTACCTCTGTCAGATCGCAGTGGTTTTGTGGTCCCCTCGCTAGTAACAAAAGCATAACATTGGTGAAATTAACAACTGCTGTGTAGAGGACCTTTTTCTTTTTGATATACAGAGAAAGCTGATATAGGGGCAGTGGAAATGGGTTGGGGACCATAATGAATTATTTCATAGGGAACAAGATGAGGAGCTAAGTTGCATGTCAATTGTGCTTTTCATCAAAAGCCATTAAAACAAGAAGGAGAGGTCCTGACCATTGTTCTCAGCTTTCTGTCAATGTCTGAACTCGGGGATCTGTTTTCACACCAAAAATTCTCCTCTAAGCCACGATACACAAATACTGTCAACTTCAAGGTTATTGGTGTATTTTTTTGTAATGTTGTAGTGCTTGAAAGGGATAAAATAGCTGTATTTTCCTGATGCTTTAGTATTTCTATAAAGATGTATATTGAAATGCTTTTTGTGTACGTTTTTCTTTCGTTTTACAAAGCTAATATTTTTGGcacttgtaatttttttttctatgaCTGTTTTATGACAAAGGAACTGCCACTGTCCTCCTCTGATTCTATATGTAAAGCTAACAGGTTAATATGACACCATCTTGCATGGACTTTCTTACATATAGCTGTACCAATCAATGTTCCGAGATGACTTTTCTGCTTTTGTATAGTTTATTAGCTTCAGTGGCTGAAAGTATATAAAATTATATATGAATATATTTTTGTGAAGGCTGCATCCATTGGAAATTATTAAAGGCGCAAAGTTTATCCCGCTAATGTATCACATCTCATATTTCACCTCCAACCAAGGGAGTGGGATAACCATCCCCCATAACATTCCTCAATAGATGGTTCATATATAGAATTTGTGTACTAGTATATTTTGCTATAATCACAACGTGGTATAAATGTGGAGCAGAGGAGTGCCAGCTTTGATCACTGGTGTGGCACTGTTATAACAGCTGCGCACCTGTATAATGTGTGCCTTCTGTTGCTTTTGGTTAATCGTTTACTGGATACAATAAAATATCTCCTTTACCTACccattttttttgtgtgagtattttttttttacaatgggtAAAAATGCACTTAGGTTGACATTTTGAAAAGTTGTTACATTCTAAGTTTTGTGCAATAAAATTGTTTAGTTCTCAGGACTCCAATGTGATAAACATGATGTTTATTTTGATATTGTTGTttgcaaaataataataacaacaatagtaataataatagctcAGTGGGTGGTATTCAACAATATGCCATGGAGAGACATGTctgcagggcccccccccccaaacaatagACCATACAACCACAGAAATACTTTAGCATCTTTCTTTATTGCTACTTGCGTTGAACTAAATGATCAGGAAACCGGAGGGGGAAAAATTCTGAATAAAAATGAAAAGCATGCCCCTCACTTGGAAACCCAACGTGCCACACCTCATTGacaacaaatcttactttattcagacacaaaggtaggtccatgttCAAGACAAGACATGAACCGGAACCTTTTCGTTGAAAATGTCTGTTCATTGGTTTAAAT is from Lampris incognitus isolate fLamInc1 chromosome 21, fLamInc1.hap2, whole genome shotgun sequence and encodes:
- the LOC130131532 gene encoding ETS translocation variant 5-like isoform X2, translated to MDGFYDQQVPFLVPASKSHVEEPHGIRPLSDRKRKFVDAELAQDTEELFQDLSQLQEIWIAEAQVPDDEQFVPDFQSESLMFHVSPVKKVKREPSPSKDLSPCSQEQRLTPYPDKCLYSCSAYDNKAGGVKPPTPTSAPALPSGSAHAARTHAIQSQIPTSAQQLPNSCPPGHAASPSPAHPRVLPQAGQSQHFAVPRPPVSSPGGSFSPEHRFHRQMSAPCLPFAAPENAARTPYPPQSHHNNHHRRHHQQPLARDGRPLYQRHLSEPIVPLPSQGFKQELVDPRYPEQGPPSMAPPSQLAHFHPLAIKQEPRDFGFESEVQTCQSSFGRPSTFYQKNSDGEFKCFVFDGEPRLCYDDTCVVPERLEGKVKQEAPAFREGPPYQRRGSLQLWQFLVTLLDNPANGHFIAWTGRNMEFKLIEPEEVARRWGMQKNRPAMNYDKLSRSLRYYYEKGIMQKVAGERYVYKFVCDPEALFSMAFPDNQRPSLKGDPDTFLPAGEEDGLPLPHYDEEGAYLADGGEQCVQGLGFPDSYPY
- the LOC130131532 gene encoding ETS translocation variant 5-like isoform X1, whose translation is MDGFYDQQVPFLVPASKSHVEEPHGIRPLSDRKRKFVDAELAQDTEELFQDLSQLQEIWIAEAQVPDDEQFVPDFQSESLMFHVSPVKKVKREPSPSKDLSPCSQEQRLTPYPDKCLYSCSAYDNKAGGVKPPTPTSAPALPSGSAHAARTHAIQSQIPTSAQQLPNSCPPGHAASPSPAHPRVLPQAGQSQHFAVPRPPVSSPGGSFSPEHRFHRQMSAPCLPFAAPENAARTPYPPQSHHNNHHRRHHQQPLARDGRPLYQRHLSEPIVPLPSQGFKQELVDPRYPEQGPPSMAPPSQLAHFHPLAIKQEPRDFGFESEVQTCQSSFGRPSTFYQKNSDGEFKCFVFDGEPRLCYDDTCVVPERLEGKVKQEAPAFREGPPYQRRGSLQLWQFLVTLLDNPANGHFIAWTGRNMEFKLIEPEEVARRWGMQKNRPAMNYDKLSRSLRYYYEKGIMQKVKVAGERYVYKFVCDPEALFSMAFPDNQRPSLKGDPDTFLPAGEEDGLPLPHYDEEGAYLADGGEQCVQGLGFPDSYPY
- the LOC130131532 gene encoding ETS translocation variant 5-like isoform X3, whose amino-acid sequence is MDGFYDQQVPFLVPASKSHVEEPHGIRPLSDRKRKFVDAELAQDTEELFQDLSQLQEIWIAEAQVPDDEQFVPDFQSESLMFHVSPVKKVKREPSPSKDLSPCSQEQRLTPYPDKCLYSCSAYDNKAGGVKPPTPTSAPALPSGSAHAARTHAIQSQIPTSAQQLPNSCPPGHAASPSPAHPRVLPQAGQSQHFAVPRPPVSSPGGSFSPEHRFHRQMSAPCLPFAAPENAARTPYPPQSHHNNHHRRHHQQPLARDGRPLYQRHLSEPIVPLPSQGFKQELVDPRYPEQGPPSMAPPSQLAHFHPLAIKQEPRDFGFESEVQTCQSSFGRPSTFYQKNSDGFVFDGEPRLCYDDTCVVPERLEGKVKQEAPAFREGPPYQRRGSLQLWQFLVTLLDNPANGHFIAWTGRNMEFKLIEPEEVARRWGMQKNRPAMNYDKLSRSLRYYYEKGIMQKVKVAGERYVYKFVCDPEALFSMAFPDNQRPSLKGDPDTFLPAGEEDGLPLPHYDEEGAYLADGGEQCVQGLGFPDSYPY
- the LOC130131532 gene encoding ETS translocation variant 5-like isoform X4; this translates as MDGFYDQQVPFLVPASKSHVEEPHGIRPLSDRKRKFVDAELAQDTEELFQDLSQLQEIWIAEAQVPDDEQFVPDFQSESLMFHVSPVKKVKREPSPSKDLSPCSQEQRLTPYPDKCLYSCSAYDNKAGGVKPPTPTSAPALPSGSAHAARTHAIQSQIPTSAQQLPNSCPPGHAASPSPAHPRVLPQAGQSQHFAVPRPPVSSPGGSFSPEHRFHRQMSAPCLPFAAPENAARTPYPPQSHHNNHHRRHHQQPLARDGRPLYQRHLSEPIVPLPSQGFKQELVDPRYPEQGPPSMAPPSQLAHFHPLAIKQEPRDFGFESEVQTCQSSFGRPSTFYQKNSDGFVFDGEPRLCYDDTCVVPERLEGKVKQEAPAFREGPPYQRRGSLQLWQFLVTLLDNPANGHFIAWTGRNMEFKLIEPEEVARRWGMQKNRPAMNYDKLSRSLRYYYEKGIMQKVAGERYVYKFVCDPEALFSMAFPDNQRPSLKGDPDTFLPAGEEDGLPLPHYDEEGAYLADGGEQCVQGLGFPDSYPY